The Eriocheir sinensis breed Jianghai 21 chromosome 21, ASM2467909v1, whole genome shotgun sequence genome includes the window GGAGTATAAATtttagagaagaaaatggaagagaacagtaaagaaaaatagaatagcgtaaaataaaatgaaataataatacataaatatataaataaattaattaattaattaaattggataaagaatatatatatatatatatatatatatatatatatatatatatatatatatatatatatatatatatatatatatatatatatatatatatatatatatatatatatatatatatatatatatatacatacatatatttctgctcctgcaaatagttgATAGTAACAGTAGCCATAAGAGGGGGAAAACCAGATGGAGATCCgttttgatactcccctcttgaaagcgtttaagttTGTTTTTGTTCAGGATTATTTTGTGGTTACCTCAGAAATCAGGATAATGTTTAGCTCCCGGTCGTTACAGAGGTGTTGGAATCTAGTGTCTGGTCCTCCCACAGCATCAATCATCAGCTCGGCCTCGAACCTACTCTCAGTGGTGTTGATATCGATGAAGGACctgaggaagagggcgaggggggggggggatgatttATCTCAGTGTTTgctctttcctatttcctgttacccttgtgggggggggggctatagcccccaaaatattttctatatcggcctcaaaatgcccctaaaggtgcttttttttttttcgcacctGTGCATGCTCGCTCTGCtcgtcaccctccctctccccccccccatctcatgaaactatgatgcctctagccccccaaaaaaatctgccaaaattatggGTCTGCTTCCGCTTTCCATCCGTTTATAAAGGTGAGCCTTGCCTCGGTTATTAGGTTGGCCGTGGTGTTTGCAGTTCATTTGGGAGTTTGGTTTCTGCTTGAAAGcatcgtaatctctctctctctctctctctctctctctctctctctctctctctctctctctctctctctctctctctctctctctctcaaagaagaagaagaagaagaaaatgtaaaagtaGTGTTGGGGATATACATTATAGTTGGGATTAGTTGCACGTGGCCTCGGTTTTTGTGACATTTGATtatatcacagtttaccttccccaggttttccaaggtatccatttatcgaccagcctgaaagggaggatgaacagctgggcagTGACTGCCCCGGCGGGTATCGAAccggaaaaaaacaggagaaatgagtggaggaaaataaataaagagggaaataCAATGAAATTTACAGCGGTAGAAAagccaaaaaggaaagaaagtaatatCAAAGTTGAAGTATTTTGATGTTTAAAGCTACCGTAGAGCATATTAAGTAAATTTCAGTCATGCTTGTACAGGACTGGAAATGTTctaagaagggaggaatggtacGCGTTGCAACTTGCAAGTAGACCAATAAATATGGACGGCATTGTAATACATAGGAAGGCAGCGGagaaaaaattaaattaaaagtaAAGTTTTTCCAAGTAACACCAAGTAAATGAAACATGAATAACGTAAAAGGAGCAACAGGCATAAGCTAGGTATAGCATATGACTGGCAGATAAAAAGCTACATCTTTACCGTAGTTGTTATCGTGATGGAATTCAAAGGATATGATACTGAAGAACTTTTTTGGGGCTTTCGCATTTACTGACCCCTTTAAATGACCATAAATATTTTAACATAAACGTTCTCCGTATGTAGACTCGGGTGCACGGAAGCACAAGAAAATAAATACCAAGGAAGACTGCACCAGCAGGGACTTAGTAAATTGTATATATCGTAAACGATTCTTATAGTAATGAACAACCATAACTCTTCCTAACTAACCATAACTTCCAATGGAATGTGTGTAAAGCAAGAAAAAATCATTGTAAGTTCGTAATAATCCTTTTCAGGCGCGGTCAAAATCTAATGAAACTCACACTTAAGTTAGAGCTACTTATCCACACCTGTTAATTATTTTAGCTTCTATCATTTGCATGGACTTGCAAGTGTATGCGAAAGCCTACATAACGGTAgcagttgtatgaaaatagatgcgaGGAAGCTAAACATCTGACAACTGCGAGCAAGCttgggagcaaaaaaaaaagggagtggaAATCCAGTTATAAGTTCAAGAATTCCTTTTCACACAGTCCTACAGTTGGCTAATGCtaatcacttaaaaaaaaatcgcATGCTGAAAATAATACCTTTGTTTTCTGCTTGAGTCTCTTTGACGTGGAGATGAGCAGGGCGTGGAGGTAAGCGTGGATAGATGCGGCTGGGCGGCGCGAGGCATCGGGCGGCGTGGCAGCGCGGCCCGCACGTCAATACCTCTGCGCCCTGTTTTCAATTATTGTATTGCTTATTGTATCAGTCTCTAGTGTTATGCAATAATTACATAACGGCCTGCATTTTTTCcagggaaataaatgagaaaacaaatgggcgagaaaaagataaacaaatcgTCCCTCAGCAAAAATTGGAAATAATTCATAATTCAATCAGAGAATGTTCGGATGTTAGGATTTTAATCATATGCACAATGCACATTTGTGGCACGCTGTCGCGATGGACGGACGTGACACACATGGGTTACGAGGACCTAAGTACCCAGCAAACAAGCCCAGGGGAAATATTTAGGCCATAGGAAGGGCCGGGCGGCGCATGATAATTAGTGTGTTGCAGGTGATTAGAATCGGACAAGGTGTAAACAATCACGATCATGGAGGATTAAAAAGGTGGAATATTGCAGCTCTTTGTTACGCATAATTACCTCCCATGACTCCCCGCCCTCAGCACACGCCTAGCTGACACAGGGAGGGCCAGAGTGGGCTTGGAGGCAGTGAAATAAGCCCACAACCGTCCATGAGTAGCTGCGTGATGCCTCCAAAAGGGCTCGGAAAGGCGGTGAGCAAGAAGTGTCCAGACTGCAGGAAACAGGTAAGGCCTTTTGTCTCGCCTCCTCCCAGGAGGACGGTGAATCTTTCTCATTGGATTCCCGGCGTGTTCTCTGGGTTCTGGCGGGTGTGTGAGGGTGTATAATTATCAAGGCTGCTGCTCGCTGTTATCCATTTCTGAGCCACGTCGACCGTCAACACTCAGGTACACGCAGCAGCGGCGGGAGGCAGGCGCTGGGCCACTTCCAGGTGTTTACATCATTTTCTGGTATTTCTGAGTGTTTTACTGTCGTGCTGTTGTGTCTTGTACGGCCTGGAGGTGTGCTGGTTCCTGTATACCAGTAGAGTGTCGTATAGATGAAAGTGGGCTGGTGAGAGGCTGATGCTGAGCATGGGATGGTTGCGTGAGGGTGAATCACGCTGGCACCGATGCAATAATAATGTTTGTTCCCATTTGCTTGTTCCTCGCGTTACAGTGATATTTAGGTGAATTATGTGCAGCTGTGAGCGTGCTGCTGTGCTGGTAGCCATGTTTCGTCAGGGACTTGGGGAATGTGAGATGTGTGCCAAGTATTATGGATGATCACCCTCCATCACTGATAAACCTCTCCCGTGACCCATTTTGGCGTAGGAATGTAGGAAGACATTTGGAAAGGTGTCCTAAGGAATCTTAGTTAGCTCAGAGCCTTAATGAATTAAATCAGTTAATTATAGCCtaagaaatattaccagtgtcaGCAAGAGAGCAACTTCTAGAAGTGCAAGAAGGCTGTGAGATGGAAGCTCACCATTTTGTAATATAAATCTGTAAAAATCCTATAAGGCTTATCACTTTCATTAGTATTTTATAAACCTTTAAGGTGAGTTCACAGATCATGTAGTAGCATATTTCTTAAAGTATTTATCTACAGTCTATGCGTGTAATGACTTCTGAAGTATTAATCTTTCCGTGGTTTATTTATTATACTTAGTAGTAGTTGCCGTTGGCAAAGGTTTATCATAGATCCCTATAAATTATCAATGGTAAGAGGTAATCTTGTACAATTTTGAAAGTAGAATACAGATCAACACACAACAGAACATCTCGGACACATGTTACTTTAAAGTTAATGCAGAACCTAAGGTAAATAGAATTACACCCAATTCAAAATTTCAAAGCAAGGCCACCATCAAACCTATGCTCCACGTTTTCTGAAATTAATGAAGACCCACATAAACCAAACACATACCATATATAACTTATCATTGTATTGAGTAATCTAATGCAACTATAATAAATAGCAACCTATTGACTTGAAGCAAGGGGCCGAAGAGACCGTCGCAGATAGGAAGCTAAAGTAGAAGTGGCGAGCAGCCATAAAATCGATTTGGAGATTCTGTACCGATTCAATTTCTACTCTCAATATTGTAGAAAATTACCTCCAAAAAAATAAGCTTAACTTATAAATTATTTCAGAACTCCCCATATCTCATTCTGGAGGATTAATTTGTTCTGATATCCATTACTGTTGTAAATCACTTGTTTCAGATTAGGTTTAGTTAGTTTTGTTATGTTACTTTATTCAGGAATTAAATACAGACAGGGTGCTGGAGGTAATGTTAGATCTGAGTtgcaggaatgaatgaataatgtgATAGTTAAAAAGAGGGCTGGGAGAAGGGAAGTGTGAGAAAATAGTAAAGGTAGTAAGTAAGGGTGTATGCTATAGCTGCACATGGCCTCGGTACTCATCTCCATCtctcattagcccttgagcctgtggtggacaaGAACACATCACCCCAGGAAACACGGCAGATGTGACATCCAGGCTACTttggtttaccttccccaggcttttTTAGCTACCCAGTTATTTGGCAGCCCaaagagaaggatgaacagaTGAATAATGGCTGCCCAccaactgcccaggccgggattcgaacctgggccatgcttttttttttagctagaCGTTCCTAAGGCCTGGAAAATATCCCACCATTGGGAGAAGTTGTCTTGTAGTGGATTAGTAATGGTTGAAGAAAATGGTGATGAATATAAGCTGCCATCAGCATAATGTAATTCGCATTCTTATTGGATGGAATAAAAATGACCTGCCAAAAGTTTTAAAATGTCCTGCATGAAGCAATAGGAAAACATTGGTCATTGGACAGATCACCCAGTGAAATAGGCACCAGCACTGTCCAGATATATGTAATACCAATTAAGTGACAAGTCTGCAGAATCAtgattatttatatcaatggaaagaaaataattacCTTTATGGTCTATTTTTATGAATTAACATCATACAGTAAAACCTGTTTGTGGTCTTTCATGCTGCATCTGCATTTTTATCAAGCTGTCTTATTATTCCTGTTACTTTGGACTTTTTCGTTGAATAAGGAGTTAGTGACTGCATTACAAGGCTTAATGCTTCTGTATGACTTTTGTGTATACAGAGGTGTAACACAAACATGCTGGAACAGAAAAGTAAAATCAGTATTTATCTCTGTATTGTAGTTGGCTCCAATTTCAGGATTTAACTCAATGTTTTCTGTAATAGTATGtctagtatgttttttttttgtttgtttgtttgtttttaagctAACTCTTATTTATAGGGAAGGCAACAGTATATTGCTAGAACCTGGGTAATGTGACCTTCAATCATGCTGCTTAAACTAACAATGACTCTACTGCTACTGACAGTGGTCTCACTACTGCCATTGTGGACATCATTACCAAATGTATTTCAGTAGAGGCTTGATGCTAAAGGTAACTTTAATTGGAACTTCCTCTGAGAATAATATTGGCCTCTTCCCTAGGTACCAGTAGCCACAAAACACTGTCAGTGTGGGCATCAGTTCTTTGAGGAGCGCCGGAGGTCCACTGCTTCCAACACCTCAGAAAtagaagaattggaggaaggtGCACAAAAGGACATGAAGCCCAGCCGGGGCTCTGCCTCGTCCAGCACAGGTGGTGGGGCTGTGGGTATTGGGGCTGGAGCAAGCAAAACAGAACTTGGCTCACCAGCTCCTGAAGGGAAACGGCGCAGCGAGAGAGTCAAGAGAGAGAAACCAAACTTTTATGATGCCCTGGAATATGACAACCAAATGAGGAAGGTGGGTGGGTTTTGTCCATGGGTTGATTAATGCATCTTTTAGATTGAACACATATATAGGTACCAGACATCAAACACCTTTGGTGCCTCAGAATATGAGTCAAATGAAGAATACTGTCCTTAAATAAGTTTATTCTTTTGTCAATCTAACATTTTTACCACTATGCTGTTTATATCAAACTCACTACATGGTGAATACTTATGCAgtataaaatataataatgtagtaTGTGTGATTCTACTTTAGTCCAATTATCATGAGCCATAACTTTCATTTCGTTGCTACAATATATGGTACTATTTTACTAGCCTTAACTTTGGCAGTATGGACTTGTCCCTTCATCAGCTGGTGATCACTTCACctacaatctatctatctaacaataTCTCTGACGCCCTGCTCCCTtgcgggaacttccctccagggggtggccgcagcagaagtgtctccgtctctccctgttctggcactccatctcagcacattcaatcctacttccaactctcgctccaatactcactcacccttaCTTCACTTACAATGAATTTACAAAAGCAGCAGAAGGAACTGATTAAATATTTGAAGGAATGGAATGGTGGAAGGTTGGGGGATAAGAAAACAGCAGTCAGCATAGTGTTTAGAAAGAGACCAGTAAAGATCTGTTAGTACCACCATTTTAAGGGAGCTCTTAGGACCAGGTGATTCAGTAGATAAGATTTCAATGTAATAAATATACCCTGTACAATTACTGTGTTCTCTAACTTTCAGGCTCGCAAGGAGAGGCAAAAGGAGGAGCCACCAAACCCCACCGGCCGTGTGAAGAGGGAACGCAAGGTGAAAAACAACTCGGAGCCGGTCAGTGTTGTGGCACTGAGGTGCAGGGGCAACCAGGTGTCCGGGAGGCGCCCATGGTCACCTCTCATATCACAGTGCATTTGTGAATGCTTTATTTGACTTTGCCTTCatggaggagtaattaaagatGCATACAACTGCATGCTTTCTGGGGTGTTCAGGGAGTGCCTTACCAAGTGTTTTGTGTTGCTTTCATTGTATAGGCAGCATGTAGTCTCCATAGTGTATGTTAAAACAGTACCAGATAAGAAGGAACAAGTGCTATTAGTTTTTATCAATCATAACACGTTTCTCACACAAAAAATACATTTTTAACTACCCCAGGCAGTAAATGGCCTTCTACAATGTGACAGCCAGACAGTGGAAAGTATTGTTTTGCATGTAAAATATGTAGAATGACCAAGGTCACATAGCATCCAGTAGCATTTTTGTTTCATTACCTGCCAACCACATTCTTTACCGtaaattctccctctctctctctctctctctctctctctctctctctgttatggaATTCTACAGAATCAACGTTGGACGTTTGTCAAGATTTGTTTGGCTAGCACAGCTGAAGGTTAAATGTAACGTGCAAGTGACTGCAAAATGCTTGACATTTACCATAATTttcaggaggaggatgaagatgaggagccagtgaaggaaaagaaaaagaagaaaaagaagaaaaacaataacaatggggagaagaaggaagaggaaatagatgagGACATCATGACGGGCATCAGTCCTGAAAAGGAGCGCCAGTATTCTATTGTCCTCTCAGACATAAACTTTAAGCTTGGACTGAACAACCCAAAATTTATTAAGATATAAAGCCACTCATTTGATTTAGATGTAAGATGCAAAGTCACTCAAGACTTATACTGTATaatatgtttccatgtttttaaTAAGTTTCAGTTTTTAACAGTGAGGACTTCTTATGATTAGCATTTTCCTTTCAGCCTACAACTTTGTCTTGCCAACCTCCCCTTTACCCATTATTTAGCTACCTCTTTCTTTACCCCTCTTCTACTTGTCAGTATCACTACTCAAGCAATCCCATTACTACAGATACAATCTTTATCCAAGCTAAACTTTGTGCACCAGTTTCCTGAAATTACCTGTTGGAGGTGTGTGTGACAAATTTCCATTTGCTCCATGAAATTCATCTCTGGCTACTTGTTCCCTTTTTATCCCAATCTTCATTCTCAAATATTCTAACATTTTGCCTTCCCCTCATCTTGCAGCCACCACATGTACCCTGCTTATCATCCATCTTCCATTGTAAATACACCCATCCTTGTACATATAAGGTTCACTGCCTAGCCATATGCATGTGGCTGTTATGATGAGTGTGCAGCCGCACAGTGATTTATTTTCACTGAACATTTACTTTGTATTCGTTGGAAATCATGAGATTTACAATTGTTTTTGTAATTATCCTACTTCATCATTTTTCTCACTAATTATAACCTAGGTATGTACCAGTACTTAGCTTTAGAGCAATTACTTGAGTAttgcttatttttgtattataAATGAAACTAGTACAAATGAGTCGATATAAAAGGCTATTATTCTTACATGTATAGAATAAATTCACATAAAGACACTATATGGTATtttttcagtcaatcagtcattcaccGAGTGGGCGCATCGCCTAGCCCACCCTCTGACACCAACCCCAAGGGTTCCtctgggcaagtctccatgcaggcccccttcaaATCCCAAATACTTCATGGTAGGGTCATtcaacttgctcaagccatgaatTTGTAGGCTTCTGCTTGATCTCCTCCACTTTGGATTGTCTCCTACAGAAACAACCCAGTGAGCAAGGTTGACTTCTAGGTAGTGCACCACATGCCTGTATAACTCAttgactatgcaggtaataggcctcAATTTGGTCTCACTGCAATCGCCAATGTGACACTCATTTCAGCGATATCCCGTGATTCTgcatagacacttattaccaattCGCCTCacgtcactattcagtgtccatgtcacACATATCCATAAAGTAAGACAGGATGGAGTacaagcgacttgaagatccagatctttatCCTTCTACACAGGTCTCGACAACACCATATACATACTCATGCTGAATGAGTGTGACAAGCTAATCCATCATAAGAATTTTTTGAAACTTGTTCTTCACTAcattaccaaggtatgtgaaattttccaggATGTTATTGTCCTTGATAAATGCATGAACAGACAATAGTCTCATCTAGTAACCCTCCAaccacctgtaccttggtctcaGCCTAGACAACCTGGAGTCCCACAGGTTTCATGAATATTAGCAGATGAAAGTGGCATGGGAATTTCCCTCAAGGGGGTGGCTGCAGCAGCAGCATCTCTAACTTTCCATGTTTGGGCACTCGGCCAACGCAATCCCTTGTTTACCAACTCTCCCTCTCCAATATGTGTCCACTTTATTTAACTTCTTAACTGGTAACCTGACAAAGGAATTCCAGATGCACTCTACTTAACAAGCAAGGTACTCCTTAAGTTTTCaagtgataatatatatacagtggAACCTCGGAATACGAGTAACTTAGTGTACGAGTAAATTAGAATACGAGCATTTCAACTCGTAAAAAATCGATTTAGAGTACGAGCGATAAACTAGAATACGAGCAAATGTGAGGAAATGGCAGGCATCCGCCTGTGACTGTTTTGAAAATCCCGCGCCGCGACTGCAATCTCGTGGCAGCCGCCCAAGTTATTGGTCGGCCGAGCACATGTACACAGTCAGTGTTTGTCTGAGGCTGGGCGGGTGAACCGACGTGCTTTCTGATCACTTCTTTGAGTATTTTCACCCACATAACACACAATGGCGCCCAAGAGGAAGACAGGTGCCACTGAAggcagtgagagaaggaaaaaaggatcaataacaatagaagataagaaagagatcaTTGAAAAGTCTGAaaggggtgtttgtgtgtctcagctcctcctccccacctccacatCAAGCCCATGAAGTCTTCAATTTATCAACATAAAGGTAAGTTAATGTATACGAAGTTGTATTGTTTGTGTAAttctaaaaaaatatacctatatatttaatttttttcaaaattttttgGGCCTGGAACGAATTAAGTGGAACTCCATTAATTTCAATAGGAAAAGTCGTTTTAGAATACGAGTAAATTGGTTTACGAGCTCGGTcttggaacgaattaaactcgtattcCAAGGTACCActgtatatagatatagatagatagatagatagatacagataatatATAAACTTTATTAATGACAAAAACCAGCTGTATAAATCCTTATCTTGATAAAAACTACAGAATAAGGAATGAACTGCCTTCAAATATAATTTGACACTGGTTATCTTTATCATTTAATAATCTTCAGTTATTAGACAGTAATGTTTCCCATACAGTGGAGAACATCTGCATTCCTATTACAATTGAAACTTGCAAGCTTCTAAAAGTCAAGTGTGATGAACAAGCATCCATGCCAAAATTTCTCAACAACAGCTATTGCTTCAGAGCTAATGACAAAGATTACCAAACATGAATAGTTATACTGGAGAGATGTTTATGCTTCTTACTTCTTTCATTTCCCCTCCAGACAAGCCTTTATTGAGCAAGGAACACCAAAAATATTCATATCCCAAGGGAGCCATCACCAGCCACAGTCCTTCAAGGTACTTGAATAATATAAATCAACTTTCCAAGACAAAAAATATCATTGTAGTGAAACGGAGAGGCTCCAAAACCCACTTAGCTGCAGGTACCTCTAGCTGACTGGTAGCATTGTCTTTCCATTTGGCCAATCAAGGTTTGATCCCTGGCAATGGAAAAATGCTTTTCCCCTTATCAGGCAAGATAAATTTCTTGTGTTTTGAGACTTATAATGTGAAAGTAAGATATACCTACATATATAGCAAGTTCTCATTAACAATAACTTTCCAGAAATCCTTAAATTAATTAACGTCCATGAATGTTTGATAGAAACTTTTGTCCTCCCTTAAATTGTCAAATCACTGTGCAAATTGTATATATTATAGTACATTATTGATAAAGTAAACTacacatttttacacacacaAGCTCTCATTAATGCACACTGTACAGTTATCATAGTCCTTGCATATCACTGCTCCTTCTTCCCTTGCATTAAGCTCTTAAA containing:
- the LOC127001724 gene encoding UPF0547 protein C16orf87 homolog; translated protein: MSSCVMPPKGLGKAVSKKCPDCRKQVPVATKHCQCGHQFFEERRRSTASNTSEIEELEEGAQKDMKPSRGSASSSTGGGAVGIGAGASKTELGSPAPEGKRRSERVKREKPNFYDALEYDNQMRKARKERQKEEPPNPTGRVKRERKVKNNSEPEEDEDEEPVKEKKKKKKKKNNNNGEKKEEEIDEDIMTGISPEKERQYSIVLSDINFKLGLNNPKFIKI